The DNA sequence GCGCGGTTCACCGGCTGGGACGACCAGCGCCACCACCGCCTCACCCCACTCGACGTCCGGCAGCCCGACGACACACGCGTCACGCACGCCCGGCTGGGTGGTCAGGCAGCGTTCGATCGCGTTCGCGGACACCTTCACACCACCGGTGTTGATCATGTCGTCGGCGCGGCCGAGGACCTCGACCCGGCCGTCGGCGTGCCGCACCCCACGGTCGGAGGTGGTGAACCAGCCGTCTCGGAACGCCTCCGCCGTCAGGTCCGGCCGGAGCCGGTAACCGTGCGCGAGAACATCACCGGCGATCCGGATCCGGTCCCCCTCGACGTCGACACGGACCCCGTCGAGCGGGACACCGTCGTAGACGCAGCCGCTGGCGGTCTCGCTCATCCCGTACGCGGGCACGATCCGCACCCCGGCCTCCGTGGCACGTTCGCGCAGCGCGGCCGACGTCGCTGCCGCGCCGAGGACGATCGCGTCGAAGGTTCGCGCCGCGGCCAGGCCCGCGCCGCCGTCGTCGAGCAGCCGGACCAGCTGGGTGGGGACGAGTGCGGTGTAGCGGGGGCCGCCCTTCAGCGTCGCCGCCGCGGCCGCGAAGGCGTCCGCGCGGAAGCCCTGGCCGGTCAGGAACGCCGGAGTCGTCCCGGCCAGCAGTGACCGGACCAGCACCTGCAGCCCGCCGATGTAGTGCGCCGGCGTCGCCAGCAGCCACTGCCCCGGCCCGCCGAGGCGGCGGTGGGTGGCCTCAGCGGATGCGATCAGCGCGCGGGCCGAGAGGAGCACACCCTTGGGCGCACCGGTCGACCCTGACGTGGCGATGATCACGGCGGTGTCCGGTTCGACGGGCTCGCCGGGCGCCATCGCGTCCCGCAGCGCCGGGTCGGTGACGGGCAGCACGGCCGGGCCGCCGCCCAGCGCGTCCGCGACGGCCCCCCTCAGCACGTCGAGCGCTTCGGGGGAGCCGTCGAGTTCGACCGTCCGCATCTCACCTTCCGATGTGAAGTCCGTGTGAGGAGTCCGCACTTTCCTAGCGAAAGTGCGACCTCAGTAGTAGTAGGGGATGTCCTTGAAATCGGGGTCGCGTTTCTGCAGGAACGCGTCACGGCCTTCGACGGCCTCGTCCTGCATGTAGGCCAGGCGGGTGGTCTCGCCGGCGAACAGCTGCTGACCGACCATGCCGTCGTCGGTGAGGTTGAACGCGTACTTCAGCATCCGCTGGGCCGTCGGCGACTTGCCGGCGATCGTCCACGCCCAGTCCAAGGCTTCTTTCTCGAGGTCGGCGTGCGGGACGACGGCGTTGACGGCGCCCATCCGGTGCATCTGCTCGGCGGAGTACTCCCGGCCGAGGAAGAAGATCTCCCGGGCGAATTTCTGGCCGACCATCTTCGCGAGGTAGGCCGAGCCGTAACCGCCGTCGAACGAGCCGACGTCGGCGTCGGTCTGCTTGAACTTCGCGTGCTCGGCCGAGGCGAGGGTGAGATCGCACACGACGTGCAGGGAGTGCCCGCCGCCCGCGGCCCAGCCCGGCACGACCGCGATGACCGGTTTCGGCAGGAACCGGATCAGCCGCTGGACCTCGAGGATGTGCAGCCGCCCGGCCCGGGCGGGGTCCACCGTGTCGGAGGTCTCGCCGCTGGCGTACTGATAGCCGGAGCGTCCGCGAATACGCTGGTCACCACCGGAGCAGAACGCCCACCCGCCGTCCTTGGGTGAGGGGCCGTTGCCGGTGAGCAGGACACAGCCGACGTCGGAGCTGAGCCGGGCGTGGTCGAGGGCCCGGTAGAGCTCGTCGACGGTGTGCGGGCGGAAGGCGTTGCGGACCTGCGGGCGGTCGAACGCGACCCGCACCACACGTTTGCCGCCACGGCTCTCAGCGGAGCGGTGGTAGGTGATGTCGGTGAAGGCGAAACCTTCGACCTCGGTCCACGCGGCCGGATCGAACAGCTCGGAAACTCGGGCGTCATCCACGTTTGGGAGAATAGGACCTGTGGACACCTTTGCTGTGCCTGATGCCGCCTCGGCGGGGAAAAGTGCCTCGGCAGAGTCGGGAGCCTGCCGGTGAACCCTTCCACCGCGCAGGCCAGGGTCATCGTCGACGAACTCGTCCGCAACACCGTCTCGCACGTCGTCCTCTGCCCGGGCTCCCGCAACGCGCCGCTGTCGATCGCGCTGTACGACGCCGCCGCGGCCGGGAAGCTCCAGCTGCACGTCCGGATCGACGAGCGTGGTGCCGGGTTCCTCGCGCTCGGCATCGCCGCGCGCACCGGCCGTCCGGTGGCGGTGCTCTGCACGTCCGGCACCGCGGCCGCGAACTTCCACCCCGCCGTGCTGGAGGCCGACCGCGCCGGCGTCCCGCTGATCGTGCTGACCGCCGACCGGCCGCCCGAGCTGCGGGCCGCGGGTGCGTCGCAGGTCATCGACCAGCACCGGCTCTTCGGCAACGCCGCCCGCTACTTCGACGAACTGGCCGTCGCCGAGCGCCGCGCCGGGCAGAACTCGTACTGGCGCAGCCAGATCTGCCGGGCCTGGAACGCCGCGTACGGCGAGTGGCGTTGCGGGCCGGTGCACCTGAACATCCCGTTCCGCGAGCCGCTGGTGCCGGATCTGGACGATGACGGCGAGTGGTACGAGTCCCTGGACGGCCGTCCCGACGGTTCCCGCTGGACCGAGCTGCCCGACTTCGGCGCGCTGCCGTCGTTCGTGGTGCCGTCGGCGCGCCACGGCCTGGTCATCGCGTGCGACACCGGCGTCCAGGCGGCCAGCGAGTGGGCCGAGCAGCACGGCTGGCCGGTGATCTCGGAGACCGGCGGCATCGGGCTGTCCGGCGGCACGGCGATCTCGTCCGGCGCGTGGCTGCTGGGCGTCGAGGAGTTCATCAACCGGCACAAGCCCGAGCAGGTGCTCTGCCTCGGCCGGCCGACGGTGTTCCGGCAGATCCAGAACGTCCTCTCGGACGCCTCCGTCGAGGTGCTGCTGGTGCGCCCGGACTCGGACTGGCCGGCGCCCGCACACAACGTCCGGCAGGTCGGGCAGTGGTTCGACGAGCCGACCAAGCCCGCCGACCCGGAGTGGCTGGCCAGCTGGCGCCGGGCCGACGAAGCGGCGTCCACGGCGGTCACGTCGGTGCTGGCCTCGGAGCCGTGGCCTTCGGGGCTGCGCCTGGCTTCGGAGCTGGTGGACGCGCTGCCGCCGGACTCGCTGCTGGTGGTGGGCTCGTCCAACCCCACGCGCGACGTCGCGCTGGCCGGCCGCCTGCGCCCGGACGTCCTGGTCCACCGCAACCGCGGCGTCGCGGGCATCGACGGCACGGTCTCGACGGCGATCGGCGCGGCCA is a window from the Amycolatopsis sp. NBC_00355 genome containing:
- the menE gene encoding o-succinylbenzoate--CoA ligase, producing the protein MRTVELDGSPEALDVLRGAVADALGGGPAVLPVTDPALRDAMAPGEPVEPDTAVIIATSGSTGAPKGVLLSARALIASAEATHRRLGGPGQWLLATPAHYIGGLQVLVRSLLAGTTPAFLTGQGFRADAFAAAAATLKGGPRYTALVPTQLVRLLDDGGAGLAAARTFDAIVLGAAATSAALRERATEAGVRIVPAYGMSETASGCVYDGVPLDGVRVDVEGDRIRIAGDVLAHGYRLRPDLTAEAFRDGWFTTSDRGVRHADGRVEVLGRADDMINTGGVKVSANAIERCLTTQPGVRDACVVGLPDVEWGEAVVALVVPAGEPRDADELRAAVRAELGAASTPKRLEYAAELPLRGPGKIDRAAVKARLLAGFGR
- the menD gene encoding 2-succinyl-5-enolpyruvyl-6-hydroxy-3-cyclohexene-1-carboxylic-acid synthase — its product is MNPSTAQARVIVDELVRNTVSHVVLCPGSRNAPLSIALYDAAAAGKLQLHVRIDERGAGFLALGIAARTGRPVAVLCTSGTAAANFHPAVLEADRAGVPLIVLTADRPPELRAAGASQVIDQHRLFGNAARYFDELAVAERRAGQNSYWRSQICRAWNAAYGEWRCGPVHLNIPFREPLVPDLDDDGEWYESLDGRPDGSRWTELPDFGALPSFVVPSARHGLVIACDTGVQAASEWAEQHGWPVISETGGIGLSGGTAISSGAWLLGVEEFINRHKPEQVLCLGRPTVFRQIQNVLSDASVEVLLVRPDSDWPAPAHNVRQVGQWFDEPTKPADPEWLASWRRADEAASTAVTSVLASEPWPSGLRLASELVDALPPDSLLVVGSSNPTRDVALAGRLRPDVLVHRNRGVAGIDGTVSTAIGAATVHRGPSYALLGDLTFLHDASGLLTGPAEQRPDLTIVVCNDDGGGIFSLLEQGAPEHSASFERVFGTPHGADLGALCAGYRVPHVVAETLTEFQAALRPAPGLRVVEVRVDRSRHRDLHARLRSAVSAAVSAV
- a CDS encoding 1,4-dihydroxy-2-naphthoyl-CoA synthase gives rise to the protein MDDARVSELFDPAAWTEVEGFAFTDITYHRSAESRGGKRVVRVAFDRPQVRNAFRPHTVDELYRALDHARLSSDVGCVLLTGNGPSPKDGGWAFCSGGDQRIRGRSGYQYASGETSDTVDPARAGRLHILEVQRLIRFLPKPVIAVVPGWAAGGGHSLHVVCDLTLASAEHAKFKQTDADVGSFDGGYGSAYLAKMVGQKFAREIFFLGREYSAEQMHRMGAVNAVVPHADLEKEALDWAWTIAGKSPTAQRMLKYAFNLTDDGMVGQQLFAGETTRLAYMQDEAVEGRDAFLQKRDPDFKDIPYYY